Proteins encoded together in one Candidatus Eisenbacteria bacterium window:
- a CDS encoding VanZ family protein, protein MTPVSSPGMADRIPGSRWSAILAVLTLGFAAYGSFVPLHLAPRPLDEAWFVFRHAIPVRVHPSDFLINVFLMAPFPFFFLGAFPASRDVAGRVAPAIGAWSLSVLLSAAVEFGQTYFPSRHPSLVDIAAQSAGAAGGALLWIAAGPELLSAWKGWRIRYGPARPAEWILWPYVAALFLGRLRPFDFTANPGLLRAKWRAGRIVTAPFVRVVESPERFALQAVAGAAMWIPVAALLVLSRRAGAWRAFLLTAALALGLEAARLLVVSRVSDATDLVTAIVGAAVGAVLGSAALSLQTRSANGSSPRRGAQGAGGRSPSLAQPESDRPPNATSAEKE, encoded by the coding sequence TTGACGCCCGTATCGTCCCCCGGCATGGCGGACCGGATTCCCGGCTCCCGGTGGTCGGCGATCCTCGCCGTCCTCACGCTCGGATTCGCGGCCTACGGGAGCTTCGTGCCGCTCCACCTCGCGCCCAGACCGCTCGACGAAGCATGGTTCGTCTTCCGGCACGCGATCCCCGTTCGAGTCCACCCGTCGGATTTCCTCATCAACGTGTTCCTCATGGCGCCCTTTCCGTTCTTCTTCCTGGGCGCGTTTCCGGCCTCCCGGGACGTCGCGGGGCGCGTGGCGCCCGCGATCGGCGCCTGGTCGCTCAGTGTCCTCCTGAGCGCCGCCGTCGAGTTCGGGCAGACGTACTTCCCGTCCCGGCACCCGTCGCTCGTCGACATCGCGGCGCAATCCGCCGGGGCCGCGGGTGGCGCGCTCCTCTGGATCGCCGCGGGACCCGAGCTCCTGTCGGCGTGGAAGGGCTGGAGGATCCGGTACGGACCCGCGAGGCCCGCCGAGTGGATCCTCTGGCCCTACGTCGCCGCGCTCTTCCTGGGAAGGCTGCGCCCGTTCGACTTCACCGCGAACCCCGGTCTCCTGCGCGCCAAGTGGCGCGCGGGGCGCATCGTGACGGCGCCCTTCGTGAGAGTGGTGGAGAGCCCGGAGCGCTTCGCGCTGCAGGCCGTGGCGGGAGCCGCGATGTGGATCCCCGTCGCCGCGCTTCTCGTCCTCTCGCGGCGCGCGGGCGCGTGGCGGGCCTTCCTCCTCACGGCCGCGCTCGCGCTGGGTCTCGAAGCGGCGCGGCTCCTCGTGGTCTCACGCGTGAGCGACGCGACCGATCTCGTCACCGCGATCGTGGGCGCGGCGGTCGGAGCGGTCCTCGGCTCCGCCGCGCTCTCGCTCCAGACCCGGAGCGCGAACGGCTCCTCGCCTCGCCGCGGGGCTCAGGGGGCGGGGGGAAGGTCTCCCTCTCTCGCGCAGCCGGAGAGCGATCGCCCGCCGAACGCCACTTCGGCCGAGAAGGAGTAG
- a CDS encoding SPOR domain-containing protein — MRAISDRIAASVVLAALALGGCASQRAPAPRSEPPSAPSASGSSAPGAGSPDAGSASGAVIDPSEEITAEELATIPEPVPGETTEAPIEPAPPPRDSPSQTQPPPGDDGAARTAWIWRVQIFASPDRTQAERTAREASEQLGAPHVIDREGSLYKVRLGAFSKESDAEPLKRRAVLEGYTGAFRVRTVAP, encoded by the coding sequence GTGCGCGCTATCTCTGATCGCATCGCCGCGTCGGTCGTTCTCGCCGCGCTCGCTCTCGGAGGGTGCGCGAGCCAGCGCGCGCCGGCGCCTCGTTCCGAGCCGCCCAGCGCGCCATCGGCTTCGGGGTCCTCCGCACCGGGCGCGGGGTCGCCCGACGCGGGAAGTGCATCGGGCGCCGTGATCGATCCTTCCGAAGAGATCACCGCCGAGGAGCTGGCCACGATTCCCGAGCCGGTGCCGGGCGAAACCACGGAGGCGCCCATCGAGCCGGCCCCGCCGCCGCGGGACTCGCCTTCGCAGACGCAACCACCTCCCGGGGACGACGGAGCCGCACGGACCGCGTGGATCTGGCGCGTGCAGATCTTCGCGTCGCCCGACCGAACCCAGGCGGAGCGCACCGCGCGAGAGGCCTCGGAGCAGCTGGGAGCGCCGCACGTCATCGATCGAGAGGGATCGCTGTACAAGGTGCGGCTCGGCGCGTTCTCGAAGGAGTCGGATGCGGAGCCGCTCAAGCGAAGGGCCGTGCTCGAGGGGTACACGGGCGCCTTCCGGGTTCGGACTGTCGCGCCTTGA
- a CDS encoding PKD domain-containing protein, which translates to MRTSVILLQLLAAIVTCAPEALAQYMYLDSNGDGVHTSADTMNPNGTPTPVDVWIRTDANRDGSPAVCHSAAATPLTIQGYRFNLEAVGGTVTYSGFVNQQPTWTLAIGVTNDDGVRYSNGFAGSTPSPPGAYRLASLVITGQAGAASIRIVDLASTFARYTGFFCSDCDGYGDDGWYKLDGPTTQSNQGSGDWFDADGLASIVEAPPPVLSPIGDRTTDEGALFSLQAAATDPSGSPLSFSLSPGGPAGASITPDGLLTWTPTEAQGPNQYFLTVIVSNGTTLDLETFRIWVNEVNTAPVLSPIGDKTVNQGSQMFLQFSASDSDLPGSLFPTQLSYSLGADAPEGMYLSFGGIWWVPTAAGSFPLTVIVTDNGSPPLSDSETITITVLPFDGTPVLNPIGNRTINEGARFTLIVSGTDPGGDQIGFMAGPGRPEGFSETASGDRFFWIPSEAQGPGVYPVTIIATDGALTDSETIQITVLEVNQTPYWIVPPSNMTVNTGTTATQQVSAFDPDIPANTITYAKTMGPAFVTVSDAGLVTVSPAHSDAGTYTVNVRAFDGLDVFATTFQVTAVYVNQAPVADAGGPYSGFEGALIHFDGQASVDPDGDPLSFAWDFGDGSTGTGAAASHSYVGSGVKTVVLTVSDEGGMWDTDTTTASVVSSFPATVFSTGGSATLRLGSGKPDLCVQIEPASGDFEAAAVDPATVRLYLDSRPIVAIGDKTTGQSDRNRNGVSEVTACFSKDDLRNLFAGKPTGDYDLVFDGLLTSGGKFVGAMTLPVVSQGGLQSASVTPNPLNPNATLTFATSRPGSVQVELFDVQGRSVRVLEDESSVSPGYHDVEIDGYDAKGARLASGIYYVRIRSSADGEVTKAVTILK; encoded by the coding sequence CGCCGCGACTCCTCTGACGATCCAGGGATACCGATTCAACCTGGAGGCCGTCGGGGGCACGGTGACCTACAGCGGCTTCGTCAACCAGCAGCCGACGTGGACCCTGGCGATCGGTGTCACGAACGACGATGGAGTACGCTATAGCAACGGCTTCGCCGGATCGACTCCCAGTCCTCCCGGAGCGTATCGGCTCGCATCCCTCGTCATCACGGGGCAGGCCGGAGCCGCCTCGATCCGGATCGTGGATCTCGCGTCCACCTTCGCCAGATACACGGGCTTCTTTTGCTCCGATTGCGACGGGTATGGGGACGACGGCTGGTACAAGCTGGACGGTCCAACGACCCAGTCGAACCAGGGGAGTGGGGACTGGTTCGACGCCGACGGGCTCGCCTCGATCGTGGAAGCGCCGCCGCCCGTCCTGTCGCCGATCGGAGACCGGACGACGGATGAGGGTGCTCTCTTCTCGCTCCAGGCCGCTGCCACCGATCCGTCCGGCTCGCCGCTCTCCTTCTCGCTTTCACCCGGGGGACCCGCGGGGGCGTCGATCACGCCCGACGGTCTCCTCACGTGGACTCCGACCGAGGCGCAAGGGCCGAACCAGTACTTCCTCACCGTGATCGTATCGAACGGGACCACTCTCGATCTGGAGACCTTCCGGATCTGGGTGAACGAGGTCAACACGGCACCGGTTCTGAGCCCGATCGGAGACAAGACGGTCAATCAGGGCTCACAGATGTTCCTGCAGTTCAGCGCCAGCGACTCGGACCTTCCAGGGTCGCTCTTTCCCACCCAGCTCAGCTACTCGCTGGGAGCGGACGCACCGGAGGGGATGTACCTGTCGTTTGGAGGCATCTGGTGGGTTCCGACCGCCGCCGGATCCTTCCCGCTCACGGTCATCGTCACGGACAACGGGAGTCCTCCTCTCAGCGACTCGGAGACCATCACGATCACGGTGTTGCCCTTCGACGGCACGCCCGTCCTGAATCCGATCGGGAATCGAACCATCAACGAGGGGGCACGCTTCACGCTCATCGTCAGCGGCACCGACCCCGGAGGGGATCAGATCGGATTCATGGCGGGCCCTGGCAGGCCAGAGGGGTTTTCCGAGACCGCGTCCGGGGACCGTTTCTTCTGGATTCCGTCGGAAGCCCAGGGGCCGGGCGTCTATCCGGTCACGATCATCGCGACCGACGGCGCCCTGACGGACTCCGAGACGATCCAGATCACGGTCCTGGAGGTGAATCAGACGCCATACTGGATCGTTCCTCCATCGAACATGACCGTGAACACCGGCACGACGGCGACGCAGCAGGTCTCGGCGTTCGACCCCGACATTCCGGCCAACACGATCACGTACGCGAAGACGATGGGTCCCGCGTTCGTCACCGTGTCGGACGCCGGTTTGGTAACGGTGAGTCCGGCTCATTCGGACGCCGGGACGTACACGGTGAATGTTCGCGCGTTCGACGGCTTGGATGTATTCGCGACCACGTTCCAGGTCACGGCGGTATACGTCAATCAGGCGCCGGTCGCGGATGCCGGCGGGCCCTATTCCGGATTCGAGGGTGCGTTGATCCACTTCGACGGCCAAGCATCCGTCGATCCGGATGGCGACCCGCTGAGCTTCGCGTGGGACTTCGGGGATGGGAGCACGGGCACGGGGGCAGCTGCTTCGCACTCGTATGTTGGAAGCGGAGTGAAGACCGTCGTGCTCACGGTATCCGATGAAGGCGGGATGTGGGACACCGACACGACCACGGCGTCGGTGGTGAGCTCGTTCCCGGCGACCGTGTTCTCTACGGGCGGGAGCGCGACCCTGCGTCTGGGCTCGGGAAAGCCGGATCTCTGCGTCCAGATCGAGCCGGCCTCGGGAGACTTCGAAGCGGCGGCCGTGGACCCCGCCACCGTTCGACTGTACCTGGACTCGCGCCCGATCGTTGCGATCGGGGACAAGACCACCGGCCAATCGGACCGCAACCGGAACGGGGTCTCGGAAGTCACGGCGTGCTTCTCGAAGGACGATCTCCGGAATCTCTTTGCCGGCAAGCCAACCGGCGACTACGACCTCGTGTTCGACGGTCTTCTCACCTCGGGCGGCAAGTTCGTGGGAGCCATGACGCTTCCGGTCGTGAGCCAGGGGGGCCTGCAGTCCGCCTCGGTCACTCCGAACCCCCTGAATCCGAACGCGACTCTGACGTTCGCCACGTCCAGGCCGGGCTCGGTGCAGGTGGAGCTGTTCGACGTTCAGGGGCGATCCGTGCGAGTTCTCGAGGACGAGTCCAGCGTGAGCCCGGGGTACCACGACGTCGAGATCGACGGATACGACGCGAAGGGAGCCCGGCTGGCGTCCGGAATCTACTACGTGAGGATCCGTTCCTCGGCGGACGGCGAGGTCACGAAGGCGGTCACGATCCTCAAGTAA
- a CDS encoding glycogen/starch synthase: MSVSRFRVALLSAEAVPFAKVGGLADVTGALSHAAAALGCSVAVFLPRYGDLELPPGSDLELVATVDVPLSGADRPGLVYRLRHAGHPAHLHHFFLGNEELFGRPGVYADPATGEPFPDEARRFAFFSRGCLEAMRAVAYVPDVIHANDHPTALVPAYLKTTLAEDAFFQMTATLLTIHNLGYQGTYPPAAMRTAGFPERFFYPLSPFEFWGKMNCLKAGIQFADRLNTVSERHAEEIQSGDEYGFGLQGALNARREHLTGILNGIDVKVWNPRTDRALPARYDAETLEGKSICKAALVEELGLAASPDRPLFGIVSRLVEQKGFELFERAADRLMALPARWAVLGRGEKRFEDLFRALASRHPDRLAYRSEFDDPLAHRIEGGADFFLMPSRYEPCGLSQMMSMRYGAVPVVRETGGLADTVTPFEPGDRSSQGTGIVFRPYTPEALAEAVERAIRLHADPPSLQRCRRNGMACDFSWEGAARKYVQVYREANASRRIGTGFGRWLDTIRGGGESEAGSSASSRGWEPPSVA, translated from the coding sequence GTGAGCGTCTCCCGATTTCGCGTCGCGCTCCTGAGCGCGGAGGCGGTGCCCTTCGCGAAGGTGGGCGGGCTCGCCGACGTGACCGGCGCGCTGAGCCATGCCGCCGCGGCGCTCGGGTGCTCGGTGGCGGTCTTCCTTCCGCGGTACGGGGACCTCGAGCTTCCCCCGGGTAGCGACCTCGAGCTCGTGGCCACGGTCGACGTGCCGCTCTCCGGAGCGGACCGGCCCGGGCTCGTGTACCGGCTGCGACACGCGGGCCATCCGGCGCACCTGCACCACTTCTTCCTCGGGAACGAGGAGCTGTTCGGGAGACCCGGCGTCTACGCCGACCCCGCGACCGGGGAGCCGTTCCCGGACGAAGCCAGGCGGTTCGCATTCTTCTCGCGCGGATGCCTCGAGGCGATGCGCGCCGTGGCGTACGTGCCCGACGTGATCCACGCGAACGACCACCCGACGGCGCTCGTCCCCGCGTACCTCAAGACGACGCTCGCGGAAGACGCGTTCTTCCAGATGACCGCGACGCTCCTCACGATCCACAACCTCGGATACCAGGGAACGTACCCGCCGGCGGCGATGCGCACCGCGGGCTTCCCCGAGCGCTTCTTCTATCCGCTCTCACCGTTCGAGTTCTGGGGGAAGATGAACTGCCTCAAGGCGGGGATCCAGTTCGCGGACCGCCTCAACACGGTGAGCGAGCGGCACGCGGAGGAGATCCAGTCGGGGGACGAGTACGGCTTCGGGCTCCAGGGGGCGCTCAACGCGCGGCGGGAGCATCTGACCGGCATCCTGAACGGGATCGACGTGAAGGTGTGGAATCCCCGGACCGATCGCGCGCTTCCCGCGCGGTACGACGCCGAGACGCTCGAGGGAAAGTCGATCTGCAAGGCGGCGCTCGTGGAGGAGCTCGGCCTCGCGGCGAGCCCCGACCGTCCGCTCTTCGGCATCGTGTCGCGGCTCGTCGAGCAGAAGGGCTTCGAGCTGTTCGAGCGCGCGGCCGATCGCCTGATGGCGCTTCCGGCGCGATGGGCGGTCCTCGGCCGAGGCGAGAAGCGGTTCGAGGATCTCTTCCGCGCTCTCGCCTCGCGTCACCCCGACCGGCTCGCGTACCGGAGCGAGTTCGACGACCCGCTCGCCCACCGGATCGAGGGGGGCGCGGACTTCTTCCTGATGCCGTCCCGCTACGAGCCCTGCGGCCTGAGCCAGATGATGAGCATGCGCTACGGCGCCGTGCCCGTCGTGAGGGAGACCGGCGGCCTCGCGGACACCGTCACCCCCTTCGAGCCCGGCGACCGCTCGTCCCAGGGGACGGGGATCGTGTTCCGGCCGTACACCCCCGAGGCCCTCGCGGAAGCGGTCGAGCGGGCGATCCGTCTCCACGCCGATCCGCCCTCGCTCCAGCGGTGCCGGCGGAACGGGATGGCGTGCGACTTCTCCTGGGAGGGGGCCGCCCGGAAGTACGTGCAGGTGTACCGCGAGGCGAACGCATCCCGCCGGATCGGCACCGGTTTCGGGCGGTGGCTCGACACGATTCGCGGCGGCGGGGAATCCGAAGCGGGATCTTCCGCGTCGAGTCGGGGGTGGGAGCCCCCCTCGGTCGCTTGA
- a CDS encoding SWIB/MDM2 domain-containing protein encodes MPAKKRASKPAKKKVAAKKRKPNAAFMKPLTPSATLSEVVGGKALPRTEVTKKLWAYIKKNKLQDKTKRTMINADDKLRAVFGGKRQVSMFEMTKLVSKHLK; translated from the coding sequence ATGCCAGCAAAGAAGCGCGCCAGCAAGCCCGCCAAGAAGAAGGTCGCAGCGAAGAAGCGCAAACCGAATGCCGCGTTCATGAAGCCCCTGACTCCGTCCGCAACCCTCTCCGAGGTCGTGGGCGGGAAGGCGCTGCCGCGCACCGAGGTCACGAAGAAGCTCTGGGCGTACATCAAGAAGAACAAGCTTCAGGACAAGACCAAGCGCACCATGATCAACGCGGACGACAAGCTTCGCGCTGTCTTCGGCGGCAAGCGGCAGGTGAGCATGTTCGAGATGACCAAGCTCGTCTCGAAGCACCTGAAGTAG
- a CDS encoding sigma-70 family RNA polymerase sigma factor, producing MRDVPPVPGRPPLGSGDMDSTVNLLKRIRSGEERAREILLQRYMPVLKRLARGKVPIRARPLVDTDELVQRTMYAVFTRVDSFEHRHEGAFLAYLRTVLKNKILDIARQSNPEVTEMDGAMPDLGPSPVELVIGKERLEAYDAALEALNEQQRQAVIMRLEMGFTYEEIAVAVDCPSANAARMLISRALARMAISMSAHQDDLV from the coding sequence ATGCGAGACGTACCGCCGGTTCCCGGCCGTCCGCCGCTCGGCAGCGGCGACATGGACTCGACCGTCAATCTGCTCAAGCGAATCCGTTCCGGCGAGGAACGGGCTCGCGAGATCCTGCTCCAGCGCTACATGCCGGTCTTGAAGCGGCTCGCCCGCGGCAAGGTCCCCATCCGAGCGCGTCCGCTCGTGGACACCGACGAGCTCGTCCAGCGCACGATGTACGCCGTCTTCACCCGCGTGGACTCCTTCGAGCACCGGCACGAAGGCGCGTTCCTCGCCTACCTGCGCACGGTTCTCAAGAACAAGATCCTGGACATCGCGAGGCAATCGAATCCGGAGGTCACGGAGATGGACGGAGCCATGCCCGACCTGGGTCCATCCCCGGTCGAGCTCGTGATCGGGAAGGAACGCCTCGAGGCGTACGACGCCGCGCTCGAGGCCCTGAACGAGCAGCAGCGTCAGGCCGTCATCATGCGGCTCGAGATGGGCTTCACGTACGAGGAGATCGCCGTCGCGGTCGACTGTCCCTCGGCCAACGCGGCGCGCATGCTCATCTCGCGCGCGCTGGCGCGCATGGCGATCTCGATGAGCGCCCACCAGGACGATCTCGTGTGA
- a CDS encoding sugar transferase produces the protein MSLYRRGGKRVLDVLVALLVAPLALPVVAVAAVLIKLDSPGPVFHRAIRVGRGGRKFAFLKLRSMQQDAEELRGLLLHLNQAQGPAFKLHNDPRVTRVGKILRKTSLDELPQLWHVLTGDMSLVGPRPPFPEEVEKYEPWMLKRLSVRPGLTCLWQIRGRSDLSFDEWMRLDIEYVDRCSFPLDLKILLLTVPAVLSARGAY, from the coding sequence ATGAGCCTCTACCGGCGGGGCGGCAAGCGGGTCCTGGACGTCCTGGTCGCCCTCCTGGTGGCCCCGTTGGCGCTCCCCGTCGTGGCGGTCGCGGCCGTTCTCATCAAGCTCGACTCGCCGGGCCCCGTGTTCCACCGAGCGATCCGCGTGGGGCGCGGCGGGCGCAAGTTCGCCTTCCTGAAGCTCCGCTCGATGCAGCAGGACGCGGAGGAGCTTCGGGGCCTTCTCCTTCACTTGAACCAGGCCCAGGGGCCCGCGTTCAAGCTCCACAACGATCCCCGCGTCACGCGCGTGGGGAAGATCCTCCGGAAGACCTCGCTCGACGAGCTGCCGCAGCTCTGGCACGTCCTCACGGGGGACATGAGCCTCGTGGGGCCGCGACCGCCCTTTCCCGAGGAGGTCGAGAAGTACGAGCCGTGGATGCTGAAGCGCCTCTCGGTGCGGCCTGGGCTCACGTGTCTCTGGCAGATCCGGGGTCGGAGCGATCTCTCGTTCGACGAGTGGATGCGGCTCGACATCGAGTACGTGGACCGCTGCTCGTTCCCGCTCGACCTCAAGATCCTGCTCCTCACGGTGCCGGCAGTCCTCTCGGCGCGCGGCGCCTATTGA
- a CDS encoding mannose-1-phosphate guanylyltransferase: MRLHPVILAGGRGERFWPLSRHSRPKQLLPLVSEKSMVEETIGRLAGLAGPERAWILTAMDLRDAIRRAAPGVPDAQIVGEPVAKNTAPAIALAAWWLRGAGSDAVVAVLPSDHRVEPAERFRSDLEAAARIALERRVIVTIGLPPTRPETGYGYIEAGEPLAPGSSARRIAGFREKPDPATAARYASDGKHLWNGGMFLFAPEVMLEELRAHAPDIAALLPGLPDSPRADGSAAAVARFYEAAPSISIDYAVMEKTSRAVVIPSSFAWDDLGSWAALADSRDADASGNVARGETLLEDSSGVIAFSDGGLIATLGVKDLVIVRAGDVTLVCPRERAQEVRTLVQRLKQDPRRARYL, translated from the coding sequence ATGCGACTCCATCCCGTCATTCTCGCCGGAGGTCGCGGGGAGCGCTTCTGGCCCCTGTCGCGGCACTCCCGTCCCAAGCAGCTCCTGCCGCTCGTCTCGGAGAAATCGATGGTCGAGGAGACGATCGGCCGTCTGGCCGGGCTCGCGGGCCCCGAGCGCGCGTGGATTCTCACCGCGATGGATCTTCGCGACGCGATCCGGCGCGCGGCCCCCGGCGTTCCGGACGCGCAGATCGTGGGGGAGCCGGTGGCGAAGAACACGGCCCCCGCGATTGCGCTGGCGGCCTGGTGGCTGCGGGGCGCCGGGAGCGACGCCGTGGTCGCCGTGCTTCCCTCGGATCACAGGGTCGAGCCCGCGGAGCGATTCCGGAGCGACCTCGAGGCGGCGGCCCGGATCGCGCTCGAGCGGCGCGTCATCGTCACGATCGGGCTCCCTCCCACGCGTCCGGAGACGGGCTACGGATACATCGAGGCGGGGGAGCCGCTCGCTCCGGGATCCTCGGCTCGCCGGATCGCCGGATTCCGGGAGAAGCCCGACCCTGCGACCGCGGCGCGGTACGCGAGCGACGGGAAGCACCTCTGGAACGGCGGGATGTTCCTCTTCGCCCCCGAGGTCATGCTCGAGGAGCTGCGCGCGCACGCGCCGGACATCGCGGCGCTCCTGCCGGGTCTTCCGGACTCGCCCCGGGCCGACGGGAGCGCGGCCGCGGTGGCCCGCTTCTACGAAGCGGCGCCCTCGATCTCGATCGACTACGCCGTGATGGAGAAGACGAGCCGCGCCGTCGTGATTCCCTCGAGCTTCGCGTGGGACGACCTCGGATCGTGGGCGGCGCTCGCGGACTCGCGGGACGCGGATGCCTCCGGAAACGTCGCACGGGGCGAGACCCTGCTCGAGGACTCGAGCGGCGTGATCGCGTTCTCGGACGGGGGACTCATCGCGACGCTCGGGGTGAAGGATCTCGTGATCGTGCGCGCCGGAGACGTGACGCTCGTGTGTCCGCGGGAGCGCGCGCAGGAGGTCCGCACGCTGGTGCAGCGACTGAAGCAGGATCCGCGTCGTGCGCGCTATCTCTGA
- a CDS encoding VanZ family protein: MTPERPRGAERTRGSLRLAFLAALYLAFLAYGSFVPLHFTPRPLPESWAIFQHAIPERVSRTDLAANFLLMVPFAFLLLGALPIARSGRTRLLAAAAVWTLASVLSAMIEFAQLYFPPRNPSLYDIALQSGGAAAGALAWLWGGPAIAASWSRWRTAYGAPALAEWILGPYLAVLFFYNVMPLDLTASPADVHEKWQQGRVVLVPFARLPDQAAPALFSILGDVAVWIPVAALLVLSGRTAALRAFLLTVLIASGIEGIQLLVFSRVSDVTDVITAAMGAAAGAWLGTVLGRRWGALARERERARGRSWALAGIAAAGLWLVVIAAVFWYPFDFHLDRAFARERLELLKRPLFQAYWIGSEFRAITEVFHKTIFFAPLGAALAVAVASIRGRRPRVLATAGAFLVLAAAALAVELGQVFLPGKSPDLTDALLMIAGGTLGLLGLLAVRERLLPRAGDARVAEPPEAVSGSSEA; encoded by the coding sequence GTGACGCCCGAACGGCCGCGAGGAGCCGAGCGCACGCGCGGCTCCCTCCGGCTCGCCTTCCTCGCCGCGCTCTATCTCGCGTTCCTCGCGTACGGAAGCTTCGTCCCGCTCCACTTCACGCCTCGGCCGCTCCCGGAGTCGTGGGCGATCTTCCAGCACGCGATCCCCGAACGCGTGAGCCGCACCGATCTCGCCGCGAACTTCCTGCTCATGGTGCCGTTCGCGTTCCTGCTCCTGGGCGCGCTCCCCATCGCCCGTTCGGGCCGGACGCGTCTCCTCGCGGCCGCGGCGGTGTGGACCCTCGCGTCCGTTCTGAGCGCGATGATCGAGTTCGCCCAGCTCTACTTTCCGCCCCGCAACCCGTCCCTCTACGACATCGCGCTCCAATCGGGCGGCGCGGCGGCGGGCGCGCTCGCCTGGCTCTGGGGCGGACCCGCGATCGCGGCCTCGTGGAGCCGCTGGCGCACCGCCTACGGCGCTCCGGCGCTCGCCGAGTGGATCCTGGGTCCCTACCTCGCCGTCCTCTTCTTCTACAACGTGATGCCGCTCGACCTCACGGCCAGTCCCGCCGACGTCCACGAGAAGTGGCAACAGGGCCGGGTGGTTCTCGTCCCCTTCGCTCGCCTGCCGGACCAGGCGGCGCCCGCGCTCTTCTCCATCCTGGGGGACGTGGCGGTGTGGATTCCGGTCGCCGCGCTCCTCGTCCTCTCCGGAAGGACCGCCGCGCTTCGCGCCTTCCTCCTCACCGTCCTGATCGCCTCGGGAATCGAGGGGATCCAGCTCCTCGTCTTCTCGCGCGTGAGCGACGTCACCGACGTGATCACCGCGGCGATGGGGGCCGCCGCGGGCGCGTGGCTCGGAACCGTGCTCGGGAGACGATGGGGAGCGCTCGCGCGCGAACGGGAGCGCGCGAGGGGCCGGAGCTGGGCCCTGGCCGGGATCGCCGCGGCCGGCCTCTGGCTCGTGGTGATCGCGGCGGTCTTCTGGTACCCGTTCGACTTTCACCTGGATCGGGCGTTCGCCAGGGAGCGGCTCGAGCTCTTGAAGAGGCCCCTCTTCCAGGCCTACTGGATCGGCTCCGAGTTTCGCGCGATCACCGAGGTCTTCCACAAGACGATCTTCTTCGCCCCTCTCGGGGCCGCGCTCGCGGTGGCCGTGGCTTCCATCCGGGGCCGGCGCCCGCGCGTGCTCGCGACCGCGGGAGCGTTCCTCGTCCTCGCCGCGGCGGCGCTCGCGGTCGAGCTCGGGCAGGTGTTCCTTCCAGGGAAGAGCCCCGATCTCACGGACGCCTTGCTCATGATCGCCGGTGGAACGCTGGGTCTCCTGGGCCTGCTCGCCGTGCGCGAGCGGCTCCTCCCGCGCGCCGGCGACGCGCGCGTGGCCGAGCCTCCGGAGGCGGTGTCGGGGTCGTCCGAAGCATGA
- the galT gene encoding galactose-1-phosphate uridylyltransferase, translating into MPELRKDPIVRRWVIFAPNRNQRPSDFKKPRPPGDGSSAPCPFDTGNERFTPSEILAYREPGLPANGPGWAVRVIPNKFPALRVEEALERRAEGIYDRMNGVGAHEVIVDSPDHEKELSELPPEQIELVLRAYRERIADLSQDLRIRYALVFKNHGERAGASLAHGHSQLIATPIVPQVVAEELEGSREHFQRTERCVYCDLIEHERRSGSRLVRECDRLVAIQPFAARYPFETWILPRAHAAGFESSSPEDLHALAGMLRDMLGRIGRALDRPHYNYVLHTAPCREPDLPHYHWHLEITPQRTAMAGFEWGSGFFINPVPPEEAAEYLRGIRA; encoded by the coding sequence ATGCCCGAGCTTCGCAAGGATCCCATCGTCCGCCGCTGGGTGATCTTCGCTCCGAACAGGAACCAGCGTCCCTCGGACTTCAAGAAGCCGCGTCCGCCGGGAGACGGGTCCTCGGCTCCCTGTCCCTTCGACACCGGCAACGAGCGCTTCACTCCTTCCGAGATCCTCGCCTACCGGGAGCCGGGGCTGCCCGCGAACGGACCCGGCTGGGCCGTTCGCGTGATTCCGAACAAGTTCCCCGCGCTCCGCGTCGAAGAAGCCCTGGAGCGACGCGCGGAGGGGATCTACGACCGCATGAACGGCGTCGGCGCGCACGAGGTGATCGTGGACTCGCCCGATCACGAGAAGGAGCTGAGCGAGCTCCCGCCGGAGCAGATCGAGCTCGTGCTCCGCGCCTACCGCGAGCGGATCGCCGATCTCTCGCAGGACCTCCGGATCCGCTACGCGCTCGTGTTCAAGAACCACGGCGAGCGCGCGGGCGCGTCGCTCGCGCACGGGCACTCGCAGCTCATCGCCACGCCGATCGTCCCGCAGGTCGTGGCCGAGGAGCTCGAGGGGAGCCGCGAACACTTCCAGAGAACGGAGCGATGCGTCTACTGCGATCTGATCGAGCACGAGCGGCGCTCCGGCTCCCGGCTGGTGCGCGAGTGCGACCGGCTGGTGGCGATCCAGCCCTTCGCGGCGCGCTACCCGTTCGAGACCTGGATCCTGCCTCGCGCGCACGCCGCGGGATTCGAGTCGTCGTCCCCGGAGGATCTCCACGCGCTCGCGGGGATGCTCCGGGACATGCTCGGGCGCATCGGAAGGGCGCTCGACCGCCCGCACTACAACTACGTCCTGCACACGGCGCCGTGCCGGGAACCGGACCTGCCGCACTACCACTGGCACCTGGAGATCACCCCGCAGCGCACCGCGATGGCGGGGTTCGAGTGGGGGAGCGGTTTCTTCATCAACCCGGTTCCTCCCGAGGAGGCCGCGGAGTACCTGCGCGGGATCCGGGCCTGA